In the genome of Pseudomonas putida, one region contains:
- the yejK gene encoding nucleoid-associated protein YejK, translating to MPIRHCIVHLIDKKPDGSPAVLHARDSELGASDAIENLLADLNDSYNAKQGKAWGFFHGESGAYPFSGWLKQYLDEEKDFTAFSRVAVEHLQKLMEESNLSTGGHILFAHYQQGMTEYLAIALLHHSEGVAVNAELDVTPSRHLDLGQLHLAARVNLSEWKNNQNSKQYISFIKGKNGKKVSDYFRDFIGCQEGVDGPGETRTLLKAFSDFVESEDLPEEAAREKTQTLVDYATTQTKLGEPVTLEELSSLIDEDRPKAFYDHIRNKDYGLSPEIPADKRTLNQFRRFTGRAEGLSISFEAHLLGSKVEYDEEAGTLIIKGLPTQLVDQLKRRKD from the coding sequence ATGCCAATCCGTCATTGCATCGTTCACCTGATCGACAAGAAACCCGATGGCAGCCCGGCAGTCCTGCATGCCCGAGACTCCGAGCTCGGCGCCTCCGACGCCATCGAAAACTTGCTGGCCGACCTCAACGACAGCTACAACGCCAAGCAAGGCAAAGCCTGGGGCTTTTTCCATGGCGAGTCCGGCGCCTACCCATTCAGCGGCTGGCTCAAGCAATACCTGGATGAAGAAAAGGACTTCACCGCCTTTAGCCGCGTCGCGGTAGAGCACCTGCAAAAACTGATGGAAGAATCCAATCTCTCCACCGGCGGCCATATCCTTTTCGCCCATTACCAACAAGGCATGACCGAGTACCTGGCCATCGCCCTGCTGCACCACAGCGAAGGCGTGGCCGTGAATGCCGAACTCGACGTCACGCCGTCGCGTCACCTGGACCTTGGCCAGTTGCACCTGGCGGCGCGGGTCAACCTGTCGGAGTGGAAGAACAACCAAAACTCCAAGCAGTACATCTCGTTTATCAAAGGCAAGAATGGCAAGAAGGTGTCGGACTACTTCCGCGACTTCATCGGCTGCCAGGAAGGCGTCGATGGCCCAGGTGAGACCCGCACCCTGCTCAAGGCCTTCAGTGACTTCGTCGAAAGCGAGGACCTGCCCGAGGAGGCCGCCCGCGAAAAGACCCAGACGCTGGTCGACTATGCCACCACCCAGACCAAGCTGGGTGAGCCTGTGACCCTGGAAGAGCTGTCCAGCCTGATCGATGAGGACCGCCCCAAGGCCTTCTACGACCATATCCGCAACAAGGATTACGGCCTGTCGCCGGAGATTCCTGCGGACAAGCGCACCCTCAACCAGTTCCGCCGCTTCACCGGCCGTGCCGAAGGCCTGTCGATCAGCTTCGAGGCACACCTGCTGGGGTCGAAAGTGGAATACGACGAGGAGGCCGGCACCCTGATCATCAAGGGCCTGCCGACCCAGCTGGTCGATCAGCTCAAGCGTCGCAAGGACTGA
- a CDS encoding GIY-YIG nuclease family protein, whose amino-acid sequence MNDVKECENLPGGGVKPWYVYLVRAANGSLYCGISDDPQRRFLKHQKGQGARYFKTSPAQALVYVEQWPDKSEALRQERLVKKLRKSAKEALVAAYAGTVQ is encoded by the coding sequence ATGAATGACGTAAAAGAGTGTGAAAACCTTCCAGGCGGGGGCGTGAAACCCTGGTATGTCTACTTGGTGCGGGCTGCCAATGGTTCGCTGTACTGCGGTATCAGTGACGACCCGCAGAGGCGGTTCCTGAAACACCAGAAGGGGCAGGGCGCGCGTTATTTCAAGACCAGCCCGGCCCAGGCATTGGTATATGTGGAGCAGTGGCCGGATAAAAGCGAGGCGCTGCGTCAGGAGCGCTTGGTGAAAAAGCTGCGCAAGTCGGCCAAGGAGGCACTGGTGGCAGCTTATGCAGGTACCGTGCAGTAG
- a CDS encoding nuclear transport factor 2 family protein, which translates to MSDANRELITLFYQAFQRLDPEAMVACYSNDITFSDPVFGTLRGRDVGDMWRMLCTRAKDFSLTFDNVHATQSGGSAHWVARYLFSQTGRSVVNDIHARFVIRDGLIYQHDDSFDLWRWSRQALGLPGLLLGWSPLLQNKVRQQAFKGLRAYQQSAV; encoded by the coding sequence ATGAGCGACGCCAATCGTGAGCTGATCACGCTTTTCTACCAAGCCTTCCAGCGCCTGGACCCCGAGGCCATGGTGGCCTGCTACAGCAATGACATCACTTTCAGCGACCCGGTCTTCGGAACCTTGCGAGGCCGGGACGTGGGAGATATGTGGCGGATGCTGTGCACCCGTGCCAAGGATTTTTCTCTGACCTTCGATAACGTCCATGCCACCCAGAGCGGCGGTAGCGCGCACTGGGTGGCGCGCTACCTGTTCAGCCAGACGGGGCGTTCGGTGGTCAACGACATCCATGCCCGCTTCGTGATCCGTGATGGCCTGATTTACCAGCATGACGACAGTTTCGACCTGTGGCGCTGGTCGCGTCAGGCCCTGGGCCTGCCCGGGTTGTTGCTCGGCTGGTCGCCGCTGCTGCAGAACAAGGTGCGCCAGCAAGCGTTCAAGGGGTTGCGGGCATATCAGCAAAGTGCGGTATAG
- a CDS encoding CynX/NimT family MFS transporter, translated as MADPTTHEATPQQREFEELLIDAEADDEQVQQQPVMLQRPWLLLLGLVLVALNLRPALSSMAPVLGQVSEGLGLNASQAGLLTTLPVLCLGLFAPLAPVLARRFGSERVVLGILLTLALGILLRSVLGVAGVFLGSVMAGASIGIIGVLLPGIVKRDFPQHAGTLTGVYTMALCLGAALAAGATVPLARHFDDSWALGLGFWLVPALIAMLVWLPQARQGHGLHKVAYKVRGLWRDPLAWQVTLYMGLQSSLAYIVFGWLPSILIGRGLSPTEAGLVLSGSVIVQLVSSLSAPWLATRGKDQRLAIVIVMLVTLAGLFGCLYAPISGLWGWAVVLGLGQGGTFALALTLIVLRSKDSHVAANLSSMAQGVGYTLASAGPFAVGLVHDLTGGWAAVGWIFAALGFGAILFGLGAGRALHVQVVSEKV; from the coding sequence ATGGCCGACCCCACGACCCACGAAGCCACTCCCCAGCAGCGGGAATTCGAAGAGCTGCTGATCGACGCCGAAGCCGACGACGAACAGGTCCAGCAGCAACCGGTGATGCTGCAGCGGCCCTGGCTGTTGCTGCTGGGTCTGGTCCTGGTGGCATTGAACTTACGTCCAGCGCTGTCAAGCATGGCGCCGGTACTGGGCCAGGTATCCGAGGGGCTGGGGCTGAACGCTTCCCAAGCGGGCTTGCTGACGACCTTGCCGGTGCTGTGCCTTGGCCTGTTCGCTCCGTTGGCACCGGTCTTGGCTCGACGCTTTGGCAGTGAACGGGTGGTGCTGGGCATCTTGCTGACCTTGGCGCTGGGTATTCTGCTGCGCAGTGTCCTGGGTGTGGCAGGCGTGTTTCTGGGCAGTGTCATGGCTGGCGCGAGCATCGGCATCATCGGTGTACTGCTTCCAGGCATCGTCAAGCGAGACTTCCCACAGCATGCCGGTACCTTGACCGGTGTCTATACCATGGCCTTGTGCCTGGGGGCGGCCCTGGCCGCCGGTGCCACGGTACCCCTGGCGCGCCACTTCGATGACAGCTGGGCCCTGGGCCTGGGCTTTTGGCTGGTGCCTGCGCTGATCGCGATGCTGGTGTGGTTGCCCCAAGCGCGCCAGGGGCACGGCCTGCACAAGGTGGCCTACAAGGTTCGCGGCCTGTGGCGCGATCCGCTGGCCTGGCAGGTCACGCTGTACATGGGCTTGCAGTCTTCACTGGCGTACATCGTGTTCGGCTGGCTCCCTTCGATTCTCATCGGGCGTGGGCTGAGTCCTACTGAGGCAGGGCTGGTGTTGTCCGGGTCGGTGATCGTGCAACTGGTCAGCTCTCTTAGCGCGCCTTGGCTGGCCACGCGCGGCAAGGACCAGCGCCTGGCTATCGTCATCGTCATGCTGGTCACCCTGGCAGGGTTGTTCGGTTGCCTGTATGCACCGATTTCGGGGTTGTGGGGCTGGGCCGTCGTGCTCGGGCTGGGGCAGGGCGGTACGTTCGCCCTGGCCCTGACGTTGATCGTGCTGCGCTCGAAGGACTCCCATGTGGCCGCGAATCTTTCGAGCATGGCGCAAGGCGTTGGCTATACGTTGGCGTCCGCTGGGCCGTTTGCGGTGGGCCTGGTGCACGACCTGACCGGAGGTTGGGCGGCGGTGGGCTGGATCTTCGCGGCGCTGGGCTTCGGTGCGATTCTGTTCGGCCTGGGGGCCGGGAGGGCGTTGCATGTGCAGGTGGTCAGCGAGAAGGTGTGA
- a CDS encoding FadR/GntR family transcriptional regulator: MTLLIKRSLVEQAVDQLRTRITSGTWSIGQRLPTEPELAQELGISRNTVREAMRVLAFSGLVEIRQGDGSYLRTAQDPLQAVQAMTRCSPDQARETRRILETEAIGLAAQRRTDADLRDLRQALQNSAAHFHGDVKTYVECDLVFHQQLVDAAHNPALSELYRYFSGVVANALELNMTSAPRCQTVFDLHGQIVDAIEQRDPERAKHLSRTLIES, translated from the coding sequence ATGACCCTACTCATCAAACGCTCCCTAGTAGAGCAAGCCGTCGACCAACTGCGCACCCGCATCACCAGCGGCACCTGGTCCATCGGCCAACGCCTGCCCACAGAACCTGAACTCGCCCAAGAGCTGGGCATCAGCCGTAACACCGTCCGCGAAGCCATGCGCGTACTCGCCTTCAGCGGCCTGGTCGAGATCCGCCAAGGCGATGGCAGCTACCTGCGCACCGCCCAGGACCCATTACAGGCCGTCCAGGCCATGACGCGCTGCTCGCCGGATCAGGCCCGCGAAACCCGCCGTATCCTCGAAACCGAAGCCATCGGCCTGGCCGCCCAGCGCCGCACCGACGCGGATCTGCGCGACCTGCGCCAAGCCCTGCAGAACAGCGCCGCGCACTTCCATGGCGATGTAAAAACCTACGTCGAATGCGACCTGGTCTTTCACCAGCAATTGGTCGACGCCGCCCACAACCCGGCGTTGAGCGAGCTCTATCGCTATTTTTCCGGCGTGGTGGCGAACGCGCTGGAACTCAATATGACCAGTGCCCCGCGCTGCCAAACGGTCTTCGACCTGCATGGGCAGATCGTGGATGCCATCGAACAACGTGATCCGGAGCGTGCCAAGCACCTGAGCCGGACCCTCATCGAATCCTGA